From Anopheles darlingi chromosome 2, idAnoDarlMG_H_01, whole genome shotgun sequence, the proteins below share one genomic window:
- the LOC125949171 gene encoding glutathione S-transferase D5-like: MPLDLYYNIIAPPCRVVLLFAKWLKLDLNLIEMDILKREQYKPEFIKLNPQHCLPTLVDGDVVVWESSAIIIYLAEKYGKDDTLYPKDIAQRAKVNQRLFYDIGTLMRSVHVYFQPILIGGEGKPEDFKKVQEAVNVLERFLNESRWLAGEHLTVADFTTAVTVAALDGTLNFDFISYPNVLRWYEQCKRELIGYTEITKEAAQRTQEFLGRFRAMRAAELQQQQQQQQNHLSKTDHNQENGSSSRPQTTEKASEQP, from the exons ATGCCACTCGATCTGTACTACAACATTATCGCTCCGCCATGCCGagtggtgctgttgtttgcGAAATGGTTGAAGCTCGATCTAAACCTCATCGAGATGGACATACTGAAGCGGGAACAGTACAAACCCGAGTTCATTAAG CTTAATCCACAGCACTGCCTTCCGACGCTGGTGGATGGTGATGTCGTTGTTTGGGAGTCCAGTGCCATCATCATTTATCTGGCGGAAAAGTACGGCAAGGATGATACGCTCTATCCGAAGGATATCGCACAGCGGGCCAAGGTGAATCAGCGGTTGTTCTACGACATTGGGACGCTGATGCGCAGCGTGCATGTCTACTTCCAACCGATTCTGATCGGCGGTGAAGGTAAACCGGAAGACTTTAAGAAGGTACAGGAAGCGGTGAACGTGTTGGAGCGATTCCTGAACGAGAGTCGGTGGTTGGCCGGGGAGCATCTGACGGTGGCTGACTTTACCACGGCCGTCACGGTGGCGGCACTAGACGGTACACTCAACTTCGATTTCATCAGCTACCCCAACGTGCTCCGGTGGTACGAACAGTGCAAACGGGAGCTGATCGGTTACACGGAAATCACCAAGGAAGCTGCTCAGCGCACGCAGGAATTCTTGGGACGATTTCGTGCCATGCGTGCCGCGgaactacagcagcagcagcaacagcaacagaaccatCTTTCAAAGACTGACCACAATCAAGAGAACGGAAGTAGCTCTCGGCCCCAAACCACTGAAAAGGCTAGCGAACAGCCCTAA
- the LOC125949173 gene encoding glutathione S-transferase 1-1-like, with amino-acid sequence MDFYYLPLSAPCQSVMLVAQALGIKLNLKELDLFAGEHLKPEFLKLNPQHTIPTLVDNDVVLWESRAIITYLCEKYGKNDGLYPRDPKKRAMVNQRLYFDMGTLYQRFSQAFYPVMMQGQQLNPELVVKLDEALEFLEVFLEKTSFVAGDKLTVADLCVLASITTIDISVGHDISKYQQIQRWYAQLKESVGGYQEICHDGAVKFREHFNYTRQ; translated from the exons ATGGACTTCTACTATCTTCCTCTATCTGCGCCTTGCCAATCGGTGATGCTAGTCGCCCAGGCTTTGGGTATTAAGTTGAACCTAAAAGAACTGGACCTGTTCGCCGGGGAGCACCTGAAGCCGGAATTTTTGAAG CTCAACCCGCAACATACCATCCCGACGCTAGTGGACAATGATGTGGTGCTGTGGGAATCCCGGGCAATCATCACGTACCTGTGTGAAAAGTATGGCAAGAACGATGGCCTGTACCCGCGTGATCCGAAGAAGCGCGCCATGGTGAACCAGCGGCTGTACTTTGATATGGGCACACTGTACCAACGGTTTTCGCAGGCCTTCTATCCGGTGATGATGCAAGGCCAGCAGCTAAACCCGGAActggtggtaaagctggacgAAGCACTCGAGTTTCTCGAAGTGTTTCTCGAAAAGACGAGCTTCGTGGCGGGCGATAAGCTGACCGTGGCGGATTTGTGCGTTCTGGCAAGCATCACCACGATCGACATCTCCGTCGGCCATGACATCAGCAAGTACCAGCAGATTCAGCGCTGGTACGCCCAGTTGAAGGAATCGGTTGGCGGATATCAAGAAATCTGCCACGATGGGGCCGTCAAGTTCCGCGAACATTTCAACTACACTCGTCAGTGA